Proteins from one Vulgatibacter sp. genomic window:
- a CDS encoding carotenoid oxygenase family protein, whose amino-acid sequence MQATAPHLAARTAADWRRAFQDLPREHGFEPLRIEGRLPPELRGTLYRNGPALFSSHGERYRHWFDGDGAVSAVRLAGDGAARGAVRLVMSEGLVEERLAGHRIFEGYGTVAAGGPIARLRHRTKNAANTSVFAWNGALYALFEGGKPTQIDPDDLLTIGTTDFGGVIPATFSAHPHRVPARRASYNFGLRFGRQTLLDLFALPDGGPASRIASLPLRAPTMIHDFIATEHHLVFFVSPLRLQVLRQLLGLGAYGDNLAWRPDAGTEVLVVPIDDPGHAIRFEAEPFFQFHFANAFERDGAIVVDLVRYPDFTINDWLGGLPHGEERPVRLGSFARATLDLRARTLRSETRWDRTCEFPRVAPATTARDYRFAWLASHAGSAAGLFDTITRLDVQSGEARSADLGSRCYPSEPVFVQRPGATAEEDGWALTLVYDAAAHRTHLAVLDGRTLEVEARAHFDHHLPPSFHGGFAPLP is encoded by the coding sequence ATGCAGGCCACCGCCCCCCACCTCGCCGCAAGGACCGCCGCCGATTGGCGCCGCGCCTTCCAGGACCTCCCCCGCGAGCACGGCTTCGAGCCGCTGCGGATCGAGGGCCGCCTACCGCCAGAGCTCCGCGGGACGCTCTACCGCAACGGCCCCGCCCTCTTCTCCTCCCATGGCGAGCGCTACCGCCATTGGTTCGACGGCGACGGCGCCGTCTCCGCCGTGCGCCTGGCCGGCGACGGAGCGGCCCGCGGCGCGGTGCGCCTGGTGATGAGCGAGGGGCTGGTCGAAGAGCGGCTCGCAGGCCACCGGATCTTCGAGGGCTACGGCACCGTCGCCGCCGGCGGGCCGATCGCGCGGCTGCGCCACCGGACCAAGAACGCCGCCAACACCTCGGTCTTCGCCTGGAACGGCGCCCTCTACGCGCTCTTCGAGGGGGGCAAACCCACGCAGATCGATCCGGACGATCTGCTCACCATCGGCACCACCGACTTCGGCGGTGTGATCCCCGCCACCTTCTCCGCCCACCCGCACCGCGTGCCCGCGCGCCGGGCCTCCTACAACTTCGGCCTGCGCTTCGGACGGCAGACCCTGCTCGATCTCTTCGCGCTCCCCGACGGCGGACCTGCCAGCCGCATCGCCAGCCTGCCGCTCCGGGCGCCGACGATGATCCACGACTTCATCGCCACCGAGCACCACCTCGTCTTCTTCGTCTCCCCGCTCCGCCTGCAGGTGCTCCGGCAGCTGCTCGGCCTCGGTGCCTACGGCGACAACCTCGCCTGGCGCCCCGACGCAGGGACCGAGGTGCTGGTCGTCCCCATCGACGATCCGGGCCACGCGATCCGCTTCGAGGCCGAGCCCTTCTTCCAATTCCACTTCGCCAACGCCTTCGAGCGGGACGGCGCCATCGTCGTCGACCTGGTGCGCTACCCCGACTTCACCATCAACGACTGGCTCGGCGGCCTGCCCCACGGGGAGGAGCGGCCGGTGCGCCTCGGCTCCTTCGCCCGGGCGACCCTCGATCTGCGCGCCCGCACGCTGCGCAGCGAGACCCGCTGGGATCGCACCTGCGAATTCCCGCGGGTCGCTCCCGCGACCACCGCCCGGGACTATCGCTTCGCCTGGCTCGCCTCCCACGCCGGCAGCGCAGCAGGGCTCTTCGACACCATCACCCGCCTCGACGTGCAGAGCGGCGAGGCCCGGAGCGCCGACCTCGGATCCCGCTGCTATCCCAGCGAGCCGGTCTTCGTGCAGCGCCCCGGCGCCACCGCCGAGGAGGACGGCTGGGCCCTCACGCTCGTCTACGACGCAGCAGCCCACCGGACCCACCTCGCAGTCCTCGACGGCAGGACCCTCGAGGTGGAGGCGCGGGCCCATTTCGACCACCACCTGCCCCCGTCCTTCCACGGCGGCTTCGCCCCGCTTCCTTAA
- a CDS encoding MaoC family dehydratase has protein sequence MEKTQIEGLAGLQALVGKELAPGDWHTLRFEDIERFADATGDHQWIHVDRERIARESPFGAPIAHGYYTLSRVAGLFLDAVEITGFSGVLNYGLNKVRYPAPLKEGATYRLVPMLAEVNEVKGGVEAIFKNTMEIQGESKPALVAECVFRFFA, from the coding sequence ATGGAGAAGACGCAGATCGAGGGGCTCGCCGGCCTGCAGGCACTCGTCGGCAAGGAGCTCGCTCCCGGCGATTGGCACACGCTCCGCTTCGAGGACATCGAGCGCTTCGCGGACGCCACCGGCGACCACCAGTGGATCCACGTGGACCGGGAGCGGATCGCCCGCGAGTCGCCCTTCGGCGCGCCGATCGCCCACGGCTACTACACGCTCTCGCGGGTGGCGGGGCTCTTCCTCGACGCGGTGGAGATCACCGGCTTCTCCGGCGTGCTCAACTACGGCCTCAACAAGGTCCGCTACCCTGCGCCGCTCAAGGAGGGCGCCACCTACCGCCTCGTGCCGATGCTGGCGGAGGTGAACGAGGTGAAGGGCGGCGTCGAGGCGATCTTCAAGAACACGATGGAGATCCAGGGCGAGAGCAAGCCCGCACTCGTGGCCGAGTGCGTCTTCCGCTTCTTCGCCTGA
- a CDS encoding TRL-like family protein, with the protein MKRFAIVAVAAGLLSGCAAGSMRSPVNGFLYTSAKAGEAAAGPVRGSKSGRACATSILGLVGTGDASISQAASNGGIKEISHVDADVENILGIWAQYCTVVYGE; encoded by the coding sequence ATGAAGCGTTTCGCGATCGTCGCAGTGGCCGCTGGCCTTCTCTCCGGCTGTGCCGCCGGCTCGATGCGCTCTCCCGTGAACGGCTTTCTCTATACCTCCGCCAAGGCCGGCGAGGCCGCAGCGGGCCCCGTGCGCGGCAGCAAGTCGGGCCGCGCCTGCGCCACCTCGATCCTCGGCCTGGTCGGCACCGGCGACGCCTCGATCTCGCAGGCCGCCAGCAACGGCGGCATCAAGGAGATCTCCCACGTCGACGCCGACGTGGAGAACATCCTCGGCATCTGGGCGCAGTACTGCACCGTCGTCTACGGCGAGTAA